The region CAAGACCGTCGCGTGCGGCGGAACGATCAGCGGCGAACACGGCATCGGTCACAAACGGAAAGCATTCATCGGGCAGGCGCTGGAGCCGACGTCCATCGAACTGATGCGCCGTGTTAAACTCGCCTTCGATCCGAAGAATATCCTCAATCCCGGAAAAATCTTCGACATCGATTAACCGATCACTGAACTTGAGAATTTCAATAGGATGATTTCACAATCATTTTTATCTGATCTCATCGACCTGCGCCGAGAAATCCACCGGCATCCGGAATTGTCGAATGAAGAACAAGTAACCGCCGAGCGACTCATCCGATTTATTTCGGCGCATTCCAAACCAAGTCAAATTGTTCAAAATATCGGCGGTCACGGCTTTCTGGTTGTATTCGACAGCGGTCAGCCGGGAATAACGGTCGCCATCCGTACGGAATTGGACGCTCTGCCGATTCACGAAAAAACAGATTTGCCGTATAAGTCAGAAATCACCGGCATTTCGCATCACTGCGGACATGACGGACAGATGACAATTCTCGCCGGATTGGCACATTTGATCGCACAACAGCCGCTGAAATCTGGAAAAGTTATCCTGATCTTCCAACCTGCGGAAGAGACTGGCGAAGGCGCGCGCCGCGTTCTTGCCGACACAAACTTCAGCCAATTTCCCATCGACCTTATTTTCGGATTTCACAATTTACCCGGATTTCCTTTTGGTAAGGTTATCATCAAAGATCGAACATTTAGTGCGGCTTCGTGCGGAATGATCGCGACGCTAACCGGACATCCGTCGCACGCCTCGCATCCCGAATCCGCCGTCAGTCCCGCGCTGGCGATGGCTGAGACAATTCAAGCACTGAACGCGGTTCATCATGCTCCCGATTCGAGTGAAGATTTTACATTGCTCACCGTCATTCATGCGCGTCTCGGCGAAGTCGCATTCGGAACGACCCCTGGCGACGCCGTCGTTATGGCGACTCTTCGCGCTTACACAGATAATCGGCTCAATTTCTTGAAATCTGAAACAGTGAGACTGATTCAGGGAATATCTGAAAAACATCATCTGGCGTGTGAATTTTCCTATCGCGACGTTTTCCCTTCCTGCATCAATCAAACTGATGCCATTCGACAAGTCCGGAACGCCGCTAAATCTTGCGGAATGGAGATAACCGAACTTGAGAAACCGTTTCGCTGGTCGGAAGATTTCGGATATTTCACGTCCCGATTTCCCGGCGCCTATTTCGGAATCGGAGCCGGAAAAAATCATCCCGACCTGCACGACGCCGCTTACGATTTTCCCGATGGATTGATCGAACTTGGATTGACAATTCTCCATCAACTCATCGCTAGCATTCTCGGATAATTTTCTATCAACAAAGCAAAAATGTTCAGAATTGCAACTAATCCCGACGACCTGATAAAGGTTTTTATTGTTCGCGGCATCGTGTTTCTGGAAGAACAAAACGTGCCGTATGCCATCGAAATGGATGATTATGAAAACTCGGCGACTCACATTCTCGGTGAAATCGACGGCGAACCGTTTGCGGCAGGCAGAATTCGCTTCATCGAAGATTTTGCTAAATTAGAACGCATCGCTGTCCGGAAGGATTTTCGCGGGAAAAGCTACGGGCATCAAATCGTGGATTTCATGCTCGACATCGCCAAATCTCGCGGATATAAAAAATTCACACTGCACGCACAGGCGCATCTCCGCTCTTTTTACGAACAACACGGATTCCACGTTTGCGGCGAACTGTTCAAAGAGGCTAATATCGATCACTTTCCGATGCAACGGGAAGAGTAAAGCGGCGGGCTATAAGTTCACCAGTAATCAGTCAGTTGCCAGAGGCGCATCTAACGCTTCTCGGACTCTTGTCCAGGCTTCCGACGGTCGATACGGCTTCTGGATGAACGCTTTCAATCCGCGAGACAGCAGATCGGATTTCTTATCCGGCTCAATGTAGCCGCTGGCAATGATCACTTTCACCTCCGGATATGCTACGATAAGTCGTTCAAAGAGTTCGATCCCGTTCATGATTGGCAAGCCGATATCGCTGATGATTAAGTCGATCTTTGATCTTTGTTCACCGTATGTCTTCAAACCGGCTTTACCATCGACCGCCGTTATCACGTGGTATCCTTTTTTCTCCAGAACTTCCTGTAAAAAGTTTCCACACCATATTTTCATCTTCTACAATGAGGATGGTTTCATTTCCACCCGCAATATCTCCGTTGGTTTGATCTGTCGAAATTTCCAGTGATTCAGCCTCTTGAGGAACGGGCAAATAAACAGTAAATGTCGTTCCTTTTCCCTCGGCGCTATCAACAAGAATGAAACCGTTGTGGTTAGTTACAATGCCATAGATAATCGAGAGTCCTAAACCGGTTCCTTTCCCAAAATCTTTTGTCGTGAAGAATGGATCAAAGATACGCTTGATTGTCAATTCACTCATGCCCATGCCGGTATCCGAGACTTTAATCCGGATATATTCTGATGCGGATGCTGGCGGCAAGAGCAATCGGACGACATCGCCCATCATAGTATCCGTTTGGATCGTTAGTGAACCACCATTCGGCATGGCGTCGCGGGCGTTCACGCAGAGGTTCAGTAAAACCTGCTGAAGTTGACCGGCGTCGCCCAATACGAAAGGCACCTTTCCAGTTTGCTTATTGATCTCAATCGTTTTCGGGAAGGTTTCGGCAAATAATTTCATCAGTTCTTCGATGATCTGGTTAATACTGACCGCCTGCAAATTGGGTTCATCTTTTCGGGCGAATGTCAATAGTTGTTTGACTAACGCCGACGCACGTTGTCCGGCTTTCTGAATCGCCTGAAGGCTGGCAGTCATCCGTTCCATCTGCATGTCTCCCATTTCAATTAAAGAGGTGTGACCAATGATTATTGCGAGGATGTTATTGAAATCATGGGCGATACCTCCGACGAGCGTACCCAAACTTTCAAGTTTCTGGGCATGCTGAAGCTGCGCTTCCAGGATTTTCTTAGTTTCTTCAGCCCGCTTGCGTTCAGTGATG is a window of Candidatus Marinimicrobia bacterium CG08_land_8_20_14_0_20_45_22 DNA encoding:
- a CDS encoding GNAT family N-acetyltransferase gives rise to the protein MFRIATNPDDLIKVFIVRGIVFLEEQNVPYAIEMDDYENSATHILGEIDGEPFAAGRIRFIEDFAKLERIAVRKDFRGKSYGHQIVDFMLDIAKSRGYKKFTLHAQAHLRSFYEQHGFHVCGELFKEANIDHFPMQREE
- a CDS encoding amidohydrolase, which gives rise to MISQSFLSDLIDLRREIHRHPELSNEEQVTAERLIRFISAHSKPSQIVQNIGGHGFLVVFDSGQPGITVAIRTELDALPIHEKTDLPYKSEITGISHHCGHDGQMTILAGLAHLIAQQPLKSGKVILIFQPAEETGEGARRVLADTNFSQFPIDLIFGFHNLPGFPFGKVIIKDRTFSAASCGMIATLTGHPSHASHPESAVSPALAMAETIQALNAVHHAPDSSEDFTLLTVIHARLGEVAFGTTPGDAVVMATLRAYTDNRLNFLKSETVRLIQGISEKHHLACEFSYRDVFPSCINQTDAIRQVRNAAKSCGMEITELEKPFRWSEDFGYFTSRFPGAYFGIGAGKNHPDLHDAAYDFPDGLIELGLTILHQLIASILG